From the genome of Chloroflexota bacterium:
TTTGTCGGATAGTTGGGCCATTGGTCGCTCACCCATTTCAGCATGGCATTTACCTGATACATGGCAGGGGAATTAAAGCAAAAGGTCCATCCGGGAGTCTGTAGCATCGGAGCGGTGGCTGCAGCTGTACATAAGGGTATCTTGTCTCTGTCCGAAAAAGCCTTAACAGATTCGCCCGTTGTGGGCAAAGGGGTGATGATTAGTTTTGCTCCCTTGTCCCTACACCAATCATAACCGGGAATATCTCTAGAAGGATCGTACCTCGTGTCAAACGTAACAACGCGTAGTTTCACTCCGGGGATAGGATCTTCTTCATTAGTATACCTGACTAGATCGTCCAGAGACCGTGTGATGTCCATCAGGGCACTCGCTGCTGGCCCGGTGACGTCTGTCAGATTGCCTATTACGATTGTGACTTCTTCGCCATTCTTCTTGCCGCAGCCGATCACAAGCGTGGATAGCAGAGCCAAGACCACAAAGCAGGATACAACCGTCGTCAGTATCTTGTACCAGCCTTTCATTTTCCCTCCTTTACTACCGCCTCGTTTTGTCTTGCAGCTATGAGATATGCACCAAGCAGGGGCTATGGGGAACCAAATTGTGCCGCACGATTCCTTACCTCTAGCAACTAGTGGTTCTTCTGCACAGTATAAGGTATTGTGTCCTGATACGCAAGCATATCCAACCCGAAGCTAACTGCCGTTCGCTCATCCTGCGTTCACCGTCATTTTTTTGGAGAACTCGTAACTCTTGCCTGTCTCGATCATGGCCCTGAAGTTTTCTGGTTTGACGTTACAAGGCACACTGCAGCCGCTGCCCAGGATGAGCCCTCCATCCCCACCCACCTCGTCGATCAATTTCCTACAATAGGCCTCCACATCGTCAGGCTTACCGATAGACAACAATGCTGCAGGGACATCTCCGTGAAAGCACGAGTGGCCTCGTAAGATCTCTTTGGCACGAAAAATATCTGTCCTGCTGTCCAGCTCCAGTATGGCTGAACCCTTGGGCAGTTTTTTGAAATAGGGGATGTTCTTGTCCCAGCACTGATCGAGATGGAAGATAGTAACAATTCCTTCTGACCAAAATGCGTCCACGACTTCCTGGGTATAAGGCCACCAGAAACGCTCAAAGACGGCTGGGGGGTAAAAATAGGCAGAGGCTCGCTCCTCCGTGAATAGCCATGTGTTAATGCCTGATGCTTTGGCAATGGGTAGCTGCGTCGAAATCAAGTCAGTCGTCATGCGCCTCAAGACCCTCTCCACGGGCTCTGGGTTGAAATAAAGGTCCTGCGTGAAGGGCACCATGGAGCGCATCAGGGATAAGGTGAAGAACGGATGAATAGCGTAGCCCAGAAAGAAGGGTTGAATAGCTCTCTTGGAACACTCTGTCAAGAACTGCTCAAAACTTGCCTGAAGAGCTTCTATCTCCCTGGGCACGTCTTCTGGCTTGAGATCGCTGATGCGCCACAGATAGTCATCGTAGTAGAATCTGTCGATGCCCATCTCGTATATCTTGTCATAGTCCTCGGGTTTCATGATTTCCTCTTCAACAAGCTGCCACGTGTGGTCATCCGGCAGGTCCTTGCCTGGTATGCGCATCTTCATCGGGTCAAGGTTGGCTGCCTGCATTTGGATTGGCTTATATGCCCCAGGGTAGCTGCTGTCCCAGCCACCGTATTCATCGAAGACCTTGAACATCGCCTCCAGTGCCACCTGGTTGCTGTTGGCAACCTGCGCCATGGTCAGGCCAGTAAGGTGTGCTGCTGGCTCTGGGAGCAGCGTGGGCACCACTGGGACACGGTCCGGCTTCTCCAAACGGATCGCTGCCCATAGTCTTTCCGTGGGGCTCATAGTCTCTCTTGCCATTCTTATTTCCCTCTCATCGCTTTCATACAGTAGGCCACGCCTTCCATGGCATCTGTTGTCTGGAAGTCAGCCCCAACATACTCTTTGACCATAGGGGTGGTCACCCCTCCCCCGACCATGAGTTTGAGCTTGTCTCTCAGTCCAGCTTCCGCCAGCATCTCCGCAGCTTCCTTCATGCTGTCGAAGGCAGTGGTAATGAGGGCTGAGAAGCCGACGAATTCCGGACCAGTTTCCTTAACCTTCTTCACTACCACGGCTGGGTCTACATCGACTCCAAGGTCGTACACCTCGAAGCCCTGGGCTCGTAGCAGAGTAGCCACGATGTTCTTGCCCAGGTCATGAATGTCGCCTCTCAACGTAGCTAGAACAACCTTGCCCAGAGGCTTTGGAGGGCGCGCCTTGGCTAGGTAAGGTTCCAAGATGGTTACTGCCCCCTTGAAAATCTCCGCAGATAGCAGCAGTTCGGCCAGAAAGTACTCGCCTTTCTGAAACCGCTCCCCAACAATGCTCATGCCCTGACGGCACTCTTCCAGGATTTGAATAGGATTTTCTCCTCTCTCTACCCTGTTTCTGACCATCTCCACCGCTCGATCCCCCTTCAGTTCCACAACGGCCATGCTCAACTCTTCTGACATATTGATTCCTTTCTGACTCGTGATAGGCACGTAGCCCTCGGCCTAATAGATGATGTGCAAGGTACCTCTATTATCTGCTATTACGCCTGTACCACATAGAATTCCAGATGGGCACATGCTTGCTTCTAAGCCCAGACTGCCTCTATTTACCCTGTCACGGGTGATAGCCACTCAGGGACTTTCCTCACAATGTCTTGCTGTTCAGCACTCCACTCCAATATAGCGACATGATTCCAGGCATAACGCTTAGTCGTAGTGAAATCCCATTGCTCATAACCGTCCCAGGTCATCTCGAACCCCACCGCAGTGTCATATATAGCCTGTCCATCCAGGTTCTCGACACCCACATCCTTCGCTGCTTCCTGTATGATCTGGAAGAAACCATAGAATTGTTGGAACCCACCTATGTAACCCATACCGGAGTAAACGGTGTCATCAGCCTGCCTAGGATGATATTTGTATAGCAGCTCTCTGGCTAGATTGACTGTGGTACAGGGTTCATTCCACCAGCGTGCTGCGACGGCACAAATCATGCCATCAATTCCCGTCCAACCTAACGAGTCCACTATCAACCCCCTGTAGGCTGTCTGTGCGTCGGAGCCGATGAATTTCGCTGTGCCCCCTTTGTCTCGGAACTCTCTCATAAACGTGGTGATTCCTGTTCCAGTCGTCGGCGGAAACACATAGTCACACCCCTGCAGCACTCGAACCTGGCCGCTCCAGGTCAGCGAACCCATTGGAGTCAACGGTCCTGCAACATATTCAAACTGATCCGGGTGAGCCTGGGCATAATCCCTTACAGCGTCTCTGCAATCAATGGCGTATGTCTCTTCCCAACCTGCGGAGCCAATCTTGGCCGGTCCTTTTGTTTCCCAATCCCAATCGTTTTCGCTGATCCATTTAAGGAGCGTCATAACCATGGGACGGGTAGTAAGATTCATGCAAAATACCCACCCTGGGGGGTCTATTTGGGCTTTGGTGGTGGTCAATGAAAGTATCGGGATCCTGTTTCGCTCTGCAAAGGGCTTCAGGGTTTCTGGCACCGGCGGCAGGGCAGTGAATACTGCGATTGCCCCCCTCTCCCTTAACCAATCAAAACCTGGTATGGTTCGAGAAGGGTCGTACCTGCCATCGTAACTCACCACTTTTATCCGCGCCCCGGGGATAATATTTTTCTCGTTATAGTGTCTGGCCAAATCCTCCAATGCGTAGTTGATAGGGACCAATGCCGTTGATGCCGGCCCGGTCATGTCAGAGATGTGACCTACGATAATAGTCACCTGTTTCGCACCTTCGTTTCCATTGCCACATCCGAGGCAAAGGGTAGTAAATAGAACCACTACCATGAGAGCCGATATGGTCAGTCTTGTCAGCCTGCTGTTCATTTTTCCTCTTTCCTCCTTCTCCGTTGGAGAGTCGGCGTTGCATTATCAGAGGTTCTGATGTAATATGCGAATGGATATGCGAACTCGCACATCAGCGCCAATTATATCGGTGGTAGGCTCCGCTGTCAAGACCGATCTACGGTTAAACCTTAGCGGATTCAAACCACAGCTTGACAAAGCGGATGATACTATTTTTATTGTTTGGCAGCACATAGATAGCTCATGCAGGAGAAAAGATGGACATGGATGAAGAGACATGGGGCTACTTCCAACTCTGGGGCATTTTGCACCACACTGCTTGGGCGATAGCCCGCAATCGGCAGAATGAACTGAGCGACGTAGGAGCAACGTTGATGCAGGTTGCCGTAATGGTGATTGTCAAGAATGTCAAAGGGCCGATAACCCCCGCCGAGATATCACGGTGGCTATTTCGAGAGCCTCAGACTGTATCTTCGCTATTGAACCAGATGGAGAGAAAGGGCCTTCTGAGGAAGTCAAAGGATCTGGAGAGAAAGAACATGGTGAGGGTTGAACTCACGGAGAAAGGTGAGCAGGTTTACCGTCGTTCATTGGACAGGACGGAGACGCTCCACGAGATCATGTCTTGTCTCACTGAGGAAGAACGCTCTGAGCTTGAGAAGCATCTGCTGAAATTGCGAGCACAGGCGCTTAAGACCCTGGGAGCAAAGTACCGCTTTGCCCCACCAACCATACGTCCGTACCTCACTATCTATCCAGAAGATCAGTAAGATCACCCGATTTTAGCATCTCAAACTATTCGACTCACGTAACCGAGACGTTCCCTGAGTCTCTGCCAACACAGTGGTCACAACACATTCTGACGAAATGTTACCACACAGTTGGCAACCGAAGACGAGTGCGGAGTCCGATGTTGGGAACTGCCGCGAGACGCCGGCAAGTGATTTGCTAACGGGCTGGTTGGCAGAGGGTATCACGCAACACCATGGGCCGACATGGCAAGCCTTGCACTGCATAATAACTTGCAGGCACCTATTGCAAACACCTCATCGACCCCCTATAATGGTTAGCGGTCACAACTGTTTCAGCTTCGACTTCTTCCTATTTACTCATTTCCCCGTAGCTGAAAAAGGGAAACAGATGAGCTATTCTGATCCCATCGCCCACCTTTCGGATGAAGGGCGTATACAGCTTCTCGCCAAACCATAGTTTTCGTTGACCATGGAAAAGACAAACCATGAGCGGAGGTCGTGCATGAATGACTACTACACTGTTTCACTGGAAATATCAGGTCCCGCTGCCATGTTCACCCGGCCCGACACGGGCGCGACACCAATATCGTATCCTGTGCCAACCTGGTCAGCCGCGAAGGGAATGTTTGAGGCCGTCCTGCGACGACCTCACGTTTACGTCTACCCGACGCTGGTCGAAATCTGCAGGCCGATCCGATTTGAACGGTACGTTACGAACTACGGCGGGCCGCTTCGCAAACAGGATCAAATCAATAACAACAACAATTACCAACTGATGGCCACCGTTCTTGTGGATGTGTGCTACCGCATCCACGGTGAAGTGCGGATGAAGGAAATGAGTACACGTGGCAAGGAGAAGCCGCAGTTGCGCCGCAGGCGAGGTCAGGATTGGCGCCAAAGATTTAAAGAACTTTTCGAGGAGCGACTTGAACATGGCCAGACCTACTACACGCCATGCCTCGGCTGGAAGGAGTTTGCGCCCATATACTTCGGGCCATTGAGGCGGGACAGCAATCATGATCCTAGCGTGGATGATATTGTAATCCCCTCTCTCCTTTACTCCATGTGGGAACACCGACAACTGGAACCCAAGTATGTTCAGGATTGGCGCGTTGCGAAAGGCGTAATGTCTTACCTACACGCAATCCCGAAGGAGGAAGAGATCAATGTTGAATGAGACATTGAGGGCATGGAAGGCGCTTCGAGCTGCGAAGATACCGCTCGATCTTCCTCATCCACTAATCAAACCACTGCCAGTTTCTGAGAAAAACGTGCTTCGAATCCGCTTGAACGATAAAGGCCAAGTCGTTTCTGTAGAAGACGTCGCAGCCGAGGAGCGAAGGGGGATCCACAGGATAGTCCAAACCAGTGACGGGAGTTTTCCTGTCGTGAAAGTCAATCAGCCGTTCCTGAGCCTTCCCTTGGAGTCGAGGGCATGGGTTGACCTTGGCAAATCCAAGCATGAGAGCGACAAACTCAACATGCTGAACTTGGCATACGCAGAAGCCACCAACAATCGCATGCTGAAAACATGGAAAGGAGCTGGCTGGAAATGGAGTAATTCACTCGAAAAGGCTAGGCTTATTGTCGAGAAGCTCAGCAGCGATGAGCAAGCTACAGGCATCGTGAAGTTAGCAAGAAGATTCGAGAGAGCTTTACAAAACGAAGGTACCTTTGTCTTGGAAATCAGTAGGCTTGCTCTTACTCAACTTAGAACTGCGAGATTGCAATCATTGGGAACGGTGCAGGAACTACTTGTTGGGAAAGGCAAGGATAACCGAGGCAAAGACAAGAATATATCCGTCTTACTCGTTCTTGAACTGGACAACACTGGGTCAATCCACAATAGAAATCTGTGGCAAAGCGTCGCCAATGTCTTGCCAACTAATCTGTCCGCTACAGAAAGGGGTCATAAACATCGAGCTGCTACTTCGGCTTTCGGCGACGATGGTAAGCTGCTTGAGGAACCATTCCCTCAAGTCAAATTACCAGTATTGGGCACCTATTTCCCACTGATATCAATGGCAAGCGATGGAGATAAGGCAAAGTGTAACAAACGCTATGGATTAACAGAATACACCGTTTGCCCGGTCACATCCATAGAGAGTAGACAGATGGCCGCTGCCCTAGAATGGCTTGTAACCCGTGATGAAGGGACCACATGGCGAGGAGTAGCGAGCGGCAAGTTTGACAAGAAAAAGGAGAAGAGGGATCTCTTAATTGCCTTTGTTGATGAAAAGCCAGACATTCCTGCAAAAACAGCGAGCTACTTTGGTTCTGGTAGCGAGATCACCGAAGGGCAGTTTGAAGTCGATGCGAAGGCCGTTTGTGATGCGCTTGATGGCATGGTGCGTGAGCATCCCAGATCCAAACTCAATTTATTCCTTATTCGCGAAGCTTCAGACGGACAAGCGCAAGTTGCTTTGGCTGAATCTCCAACTGTAAAGGAAGTATTGGAATCGGCTGAACGCTGGCAACAAGCCATGCGGGAAAATACTCCGGACGTCACAATTTACTTGCCTGAGATAACCGTTAAGGGTAAGAAGCTTTCGGCAGTTGGGAATGCCAAACCGGCAGCGCCCTATCCTGATCAAGTCGTACGGCTGCTATCTCATCAATGGGTTCGTGATGGTTCTGCTCAACAAGCTATAGTTGGGCCGGGGTTAGGAGAAGTGCTCATCCTAATGTTGCGAACCGAGGGAAAGTGGGAACTGGTAGCACAGCGGTTGCTAAGCATTCTGTTGCAGCGAGTAACTCCGCTATTAATCGGTCTTTTCGCCGCAAAGCACGCCTATGGCCCGCGGAATACCCAAGGAAGACACGAACCCTTAGAAGACTACCTACGTGAGTCCAGAGAGACTGCGCTGCGGGGAGTGGCAGTGTTGGGAATCCTACTGGATGCACTAGGTTTAAGAAAGGAGAATTATATGAAAGACGCACCCTATCAAGTTGGCCAAATGCTCGCGCTAGCCGATACGCTACACAAGGATTATTGTATCGTGGTCCGAGACGGGCAGTTGCCGAACTCGCTCATCGGGACGTCGCTTATGCGCCGGGCAATGGACAATCCAAAAGGCGCATTGGACGACCTAGCCGAACGGATAATGGAGTACCTTCGCTGGGCAAAGGTAGCACAAATATCCGACAAATGGGAGGAAAAGGACCAAAAACGAATCGCGGTAAATGAGGCTCGGAAGAAGCTCAGGCAATATCAATCCCTTGCCGATGCGCTCGGCACTCATGAGTTATCTACGGAATGCAGCGAGGGGATGAAGGCTCAGCTACTGCTCGGATTCTTGGCGAATCCACCTGAAGAAGATTAACACCTCAAGATAAAAAACAAGAGACGGAAAGGAGAACAACTAATGGTTATAACGAAAACACAAAATACCATCGCGATCCCGCGAGCAACCGGGTTGCTCGTTATTGCAGTCGAGAATGCGAATCCTAACGGTGACCCTGACCGAGAGAGCGATCCCCGCCAGCGCAACCATGATCACCGAGGATACGTGTCGGGAGTGTCTTTTAAAAGAAAGCTCCGCGACCTAGTGGAGGAGAAAAAGGGTCAAGTATGGCAAACTCTCAAAGAAAAACTTGATCTTCAGGAAAATGATTACTGTATTCTCGAATCGAGGGATAGAGGTTTCAAAGATGTTACAGATGCATCAGATGCTTGGCGGAGAGTAGTTGACCTGATTGCCGCGGACAATAAGGGTCGAGCAGTTGCTAACAAGTACTGGGATGCGCGTGTTTTTGGGGCGACGTTTCTGGAGAAGGGGGAAGAGGCCCCTCAGTCTGGCAGCCGAAGCACTGCGGGTGATCGGAAGTACATTCGGACCGGAGTTGCCCACTTTGGGATTGCGCTCTCAGTGTCGCCGGTTCGAATCCACCGAGACACCAACACGAAGAAGGCATCAGCTCAGGAATCGAAAGATCGGGGAATGGCACCTTTGGCCTGTCGGTACGTGGAGCATGGTATCTATTGCATGCCCTTCTTTGTGAATCCCACCGCAGCGATTCAGAGTGGTTGCACTGCGAAGGACATTGCATTGCTCCTGAGTCTTATTAGACCTGCCTATGCCAACACGAGGTCTGTCGCCCGGAGCCATGGAGTCATAGAAGTACTCCATGCTTGGTATGCAGAACATGAGGACGATTTGGGCTCCTTTTCCGAGTTCGAGTTCATCGAAAAACTGACACCAACGCGTGAGGGCGGGGGTTCCGAAAAGCCATCCGTCAGCGGCATTCCTCTGGACCAGCAGTATAACGTGCCGACGGGGTTACCTAAGGATGGAGACCGGAAGTTCCAAGGCAAGCTGAAGAAGGACAGACTGTATGATCTCTGTGTCGAACTGCCGGAATGGTGCAACCAGTTCAAGGGGAAGGGCGGCAATGGCAACGAATCCGCCGCTGGCTCATAGTCCGCGACAGGGAATCCCTGCGCAAACCTATCTGGAGCACGTGACGAATGTCCAACGTGGAGCGATTCGCAACGCGCGGAATGCTGCTGCGTTCTATAGCGGCGACCGTGATGCCTTTGTTGGCTGGGTTGAAGCCGCTGCGCTGTATCACGATCTTGGCAAGCTCGATAAGGCAAATCAGGCTGTACTAAAACATGATTCACGAAATCCCCTGCCTATCGCTCACGAAGATGCAGGCGCGTCCGAACTGGACAAGCTCGGTCGGCAAGAGTCTGTAGTCCTTGTGCATGGACATCATGAAGGATTGTTCAGCCGGGACGAAGAACTGGCGAAGCAAGGGCGACCGTTCAGGCAATTGAAGAGAACAACACCTGAAGGCGAGAAGGTAGCCGATCACATTGATCGTGAGTTGAAAGACTACGAGGGTGTTCATCAGGCGGCAGGATGCCCCGTGCTGCCACGAGTTGCGCCATCAGGCCTACACGAATGCGGAATCATGCGCCGCATCGCCCTCTCCTGCCTTGTGGACGCGGATCATGGCGATACAGCGCGCCACTACGGAAAAGAGGTTGAGATTGGGCATGTCGAACCCCGTTGGATGGAACGGCTGGCGGCTTTGCAGAGATATGTGGATGCACTCCCGGACGGAAAAACGGAGCGCGAGCAGGCACGCAACCGTTTGCGAAAACGGATGTTCGAGGCCTGCCGTGATGCATTACTTGATCCGCCGATCCGCTCCTGCGATGCGCCTGTCGGCAGTGGCAAGACAACGGCAGTAATGGCACACCTCTTGCGCGTTGCGGCGGGACGGAAGCCCGGACTTCGACACATCATCGTTGTTCTGCCCTACACGAACATCATCACGCAGTCCGTTGAAGTCTATCGAAAGGCGCTTGTGCTGGATGGTGAGAGGCCTGGGGACATTGTAGCCGAACACCACCATAGGGCAGATTTCGAGGACTTGGATCTGAGGCAACTTGCAACGCTCTGGAAGGCTCCGATCATCGTCACGACAGCCGTTCAATTCTTTGAAACACTGGGCAGCCATCATCCCGCTAGACTCCGAAAATTGCACGAATTGCCTGGATCAGCAGTCTTCGTGGATGAAATGCACGCGGCGATTCCGTCGCACCTATGGCCGCAGATGTGGCGTTGGCTCCAGACGTTTACGCGCGAGTGGGGAGGGTATTTGGTCTTGGCGAGTGGTTCACTGCCGCGATTCTGGCAACTGGATGAATACAAAGCCCTCATTGGTGGAAACGATGCAAGGACCATGCCCGAAGTGCCGGATTTGGTTGCGGACGGCTCTCTTCGCGGCGAGTTAGAGGAAGCGGAAATGCGGCGGATCAACTATCGACGGCAGCCAGAAGATGCTGACGCGCTCCATTGCCAAGGCGTCGTCAACTTCGTCGTCCGGAAAGAACCGGGACCACGGCTTCTGATCGTCAATACTGTGCAGACCGCCGCCGTGATTGCCCGAGCCATGCGCGAATGGGGTCACGATGTACTGCATCTTTCAACAGCATTGGCTCCGGCTCACCGTGACTTGATTGTGCAAAGAGTAAAGCAACGCCTGCGAGACAGAAAAGGTGACTGGACGCTTGTCGCCACCAGCTGCGTCGAGGCGGGGATGGACTTTTCCTTTCGAACAGGATTCCGAGAACGCGCGTCAACGTCGAGCCTTATCCAGATCGGAGGCAGGGTTAGTCGAGGGGATGAGTTTGTCGACGCTGAGGTCTGGGATATTCTGCTTCTGGACGACCAGTTTCGTAGCAACCCAGCCATGTCAATCTCACGTCGCGCATTGGACCACTTTACCATAGAAGAACTGAACCGCCTACACCCGGCCAAAGTAGCGACCTTGGCCATGAGACGCGAATGGACGGCGGGTGCCGAAGACCAGGCCAAGCAGTTGATCAAAGACGAGGACCGTATGGAATACGTAAGTGTCTCTAAACAATGCCAGGTGATAGACACGGATACCCGAACAGTGATCATCGACCCATCTTTGGCCGATGCTGTCCGAAAGGGTGACAGAGTGTCGCGGGCCGAGCTCATGAGGTATAGCGTTCAGATATGGGCTACTAAGATCGATAAGCTCGCGCTAGAACCAGTGACTCGCGATGGGCGATCCTCTGACTGGGACATCTATGAATGGAAGCACGATTACGATCCCGACTTCTTGGGGTACATGAAGGGCGTACTGAAGTTGGGTGAATTCATTGCCTCAGGAGGGGCCGTCATCTAATGTACACCGAAGACGAACTCTTGCCGATATCGGCCCTTCAGCACCTGGCCTTTTGCGAACGGCAATGGGCGCTCATTCACCTCGAAGGAGTGTGGGAGGAAAATCGCCTGACGGCCGAAGGCCGCCTTTTGCATGACCGTTCGCACGAGCCCGAAACCGAGGTGCGCGGCGACCTCCGCATCGCCCGAGGGTTGCGAGTGCGCTCGTTGCGCTTGGGGCTCGTGGGCAAGGCGGATGTGGTGGAGTTCCAGCGGATACCCGACGCTAAGGAGGCGATACAGCTTGAAGGCGTCCCAGGCCTGTGGAAGCCTCTCATCGTCGAATACAAGCGGGGACATCCCAAGATCGGTCATGAAGATGAAGTACAACTGTGCGCTCAAGCTCTCTGCCTCGAAGAGATGCTCGGGGTATCCATTCCTTCGGGCTCCTTTTTCTACGGGGAACCGAGGAGACGGTACGAAGTTCTTCTTGATGAAGCACTGCGGGGAGAGACCGAAAGGCTAACAGCGCGCTTGCACCAGTTGAACCAGGCAGGGGAGACACCACCGGCCCAATACACCGAGAAATGCAGAAGCTGCTCTCTGGTCGATGTGTGCTTGCCAAAGGCCGCCGGAAAGCGCGGAGGAGTACGGAGCTATCTTGCACAGGCGATTGCCCGGGCAGAAGAGGAGACAGCATGAAGCACCTGCTGAACACACTCTACGTAATGACCCAGGGGGCCTATCTGTCACGGGAGGGCGAGACGGTGCTGGTTAAGGTGGACGGAGAAACGAAGCTACGCGTGCCGGTGCATACCCTTGGCGGAATAGTCTGCTTCGGCGTAGCGTCA
Proteins encoded in this window:
- a CDS encoding cobalamin-binding protein, which gives rise to MSEELSMAVVELKGDRAVEMVRNRVERGENPIQILEECRQGMSIVGERFQKGEYFLAELLLSAEIFKGAVTILEPYLAKARPPKPLGKVVLATLRGDIHDLGKNIVATLLRAQGFEVYDLGVDVDPAVVVKKVKETGPEFVGFSALITTAFDSMKEAAEMLAEAGLRDKLKLMVGGGVTTPMVKEYVGADFQTTDAMEGVAYCMKAMRGK
- a CDS encoding ABC transporter substrate-binding protein, whose product is MNSRLTRLTISALMVVVLFTTLCLGCGNGNEGAKQVTIIVGHISDMTGPASTALVPINYALEDLARHYNEKNIIPGARIKVVSYDGRYDPSRTIPGFDWLRERGAIAVFTALPPVPETLKPFAERNRIPILSLTTTKAQIDPPGWVFCMNLTTRPMVMTLLKWISENDWDWETKGPAKIGSAGWEETYAIDCRDAVRDYAQAHPDQFEYVAGPLTPMGSLTWSGQVRVLQGCDYVFPPTTGTGITTFMREFRDKGGTAKFIGSDAQTAYRGLIVDSLGWTGIDGMICAVAARWWNEPCTTVNLARELLYKYHPRQADDTVYSGMGYIGGFQQFYGFFQIIQEAAKDVGVENLDGQAIYDTAVGFEMTWDGYEQWDFTTTKRYAWNHVAILEWSAEQQDIVRKVPEWLSPVTG
- the cas5 gene encoding CRISPR-associated protein Cas5 gives rise to the protein MEKTNHERRSCMNDYYTVSLEISGPAAMFTRPDTGATPISYPVPTWSAAKGMFEAVLRRPHVYVYPTLVEICRPIRFERYVTNYGGPLRKQDQINNNNNYQLMATVLVDVCYRIHGEVRMKEMSTRGKEKPQLRRRRGQDWRQRFKELFEERLEHGQTYYTPCLGWKEFAPIYFGPLRRDSNHDPSVDDIVIPSLLYSMWEHRQLEPKYVQDWRVAKGVMSYLHAIPKEEEINVE
- a CDS encoding winged helix DNA-binding protein, which produces MDMDEETWGYFQLWGILHHTAWAIARNRQNELSDVGATLMQVAVMVIVKNVKGPITPAEISRWLFREPQTVSSLLNQMERKGLLRKSKDLERKNMVRVELTEKGEQVYRRSLDRTETLHEIMSCLTEEERSELEKHLLKLRAQALKTLGAKYRFAPPTIRPYLTIYPEDQ
- a CDS encoding CRISPR-associated endonuclease Cas3'', with product MISVSNCRNGATSSRGRAAMATNPPLAHSPRQGIPAQTYLEHVTNVQRGAIRNARNAAAFYSGDRDAFVGWVEAAALYHDLGKLDKANQAVLKHDSRNPLPIAHEDAGASELDKLGRQESVVLVHGHHEGLFSRDEELAKQGRPFRQLKRTTPEGEKVADHIDRELKDYEGVHQAAGCPVLPRVAPSGLHECGIMRRIALSCLVDADHGDTARHYGKEVEIGHVEPRWMERLAALQRYVDALPDGKTEREQARNRLRKRMFEACRDALLDPPIRSCDAPVGSGKTTAVMAHLLRVAAGRKPGLRHIIVVLPYTNIITQSVEVYRKALVLDGERPGDIVAEHHHRADFEDLDLRQLATLWKAPIIVTTAVQFFETLGSHHPARLRKLHELPGSAVFVDEMHAAIPSHLWPQMWRWLQTFTREWGGYLVLASGSLPRFWQLDEYKALIGGNDARTMPEVPDLVADGSLRGELEEAEMRRINYRRQPEDADALHCQGVVNFVVRKEPGPRLLIVNTVQTAAVIARAMREWGHDVLHLSTALAPAHRDLIVQRVKQRLRDRKGDWTLVATSCVEAGMDFSFRTGFRERASTSSLIQIGGRVSRGDEFVDAEVWDILLLDDQFRSNPAMSISRRALDHFTIEELNRLHPAKVATLAMRREWTAGAEDQAKQLIKDEDRMEYVSVSKQCQVIDTDTRTVIIDPSLADAVRKGDRVSRAELMRYSVQIWATKIDKLALEPVTRDGRSSDWDIYEWKHDYDPDFLGYMKGVLKLGEFIASGGAVI
- a CDS encoding CRISPR-associated protein, producing MVITKTQNTIAIPRATGLLVIAVENANPNGDPDRESDPRQRNHDHRGYVSGVSFKRKLRDLVEEKKGQVWQTLKEKLDLQENDYCILESRDRGFKDVTDASDAWRRVVDLIAADNKGRAVANKYWDARVFGATFLEKGEEAPQSGSRSTAGDRKYIRTGVAHFGIALSVSPVRIHRDTNTKKASAQESKDRGMAPLACRYVEHGIYCMPFFVNPTAAIQSGCTAKDIALLLSLIRPAYANTRSVARSHGVIEVLHAWYAEHEDDLGSFSEFEFIEKLTPTREGGGSEKPSVSGIPLDQQYNVPTGLPKDGDRKFQGKLKKDRLYDLCVELPEWCNQFKGKGGNGNESAAGS
- the cas4 gene encoding CRISPR-associated protein Cas4, producing MYTEDELLPISALQHLAFCERQWALIHLEGVWEENRLTAEGRLLHDRSHEPETEVRGDLRIARGLRVRSLRLGLVGKADVVEFQRIPDAKEAIQLEGVPGLWKPLIVEYKRGHPKIGHEDEVQLCAQALCLEEMLGVSIPSGSFFYGEPRRRYEVLLDEALRGETERLTARLHQLNQAGETPPAQYTEKCRSCSLVDVCLPKAAGKRGGVRSYLAQAIARAEEETA